From one Deinococcus aetherius genomic stretch:
- a CDS encoding Na+/H+ antiporter subunit E produces MFPRALGTGEYVRRMVAGPSFLAYFLQELTVANVQVALFALRRCPRLNSMIVAVPLRVQGDLPQTLLATTLTLMPSTVVMGFSPDRRTLYAHAIGTTSAQAAHDSIRWVEDRLMRVLGSLEAGA; encoded by the coding sequence GTGTTTCCCCGCGCGCTGGGCACGGGCGAGTACGTCCGCCGCATGGTCGCCGGGCCGAGCTTTCTGGCGTACTTTCTGCAGGAGTTGACGGTGGCGAATGTCCAGGTGGCCCTCTTCGCGCTGCGGCGCTGCCCGCGCCTGAACTCCATGATCGTGGCCGTGCCGCTGCGGGTGCAGGGGGACCTGCCCCAGACGCTGCTGGCCACCACCCTCACCCTGATGCCGAGCACTGTAGTCATGGGCTTCAGCCCGGATCGCCGCACCCTCTACGCGCACGCCATCGGCACGACCAGTGCCCAGGCGGCCCACGACTCCATCCGGTGGGTGGAGGACCGGCTGATGCGTGTCCTGGGGTCACTGGAGGCCGGGGCGTGA
- a CDS encoding cation:proton antiporter, which produces MRLLDLATLLVCVTAALAFLNARFLRLPASIGVTVGGLVVSLGLLALVGLGVPFALQAVDLVRGIGFDDFVFEGVLSFLLFAGALGVNSHALWSLRGPVLSFALLSTALSIGLVGVTVYGLVGLFGLNVPLVYCLLFGALISPTDPVAVLGMLKQANVPRRIETLVAGESLFNDGVGVVAFAVLAGIAAAGGEAHGPDLSAGGVLGYLGYVALRAVNDFVVEVLVTLGLVLACTAVATHLHVSAPLAAVAAGLLVGSLTDRRPAALSSREKFDSFWHLTDELLNIFLFALLALEVVVVRFSGQALLLGLIAIPLVLLIRAVSVQVPVTLLGRRHGFSPFTRRLMIWGGLRGAISVALAFTVPAGPQRDLFLVMTYVVVVFSIIVQGLTVGRLAARAGEGTGRTLH; this is translated from the coding sequence ATGCGGCTGCTCGACCTGGCGACCCTGCTGGTGTGCGTGACCGCCGCCCTGGCCTTTCTCAATGCCCGCTTTCTCAGGCTGCCCGCGTCCATCGGCGTGACGGTCGGTGGCCTGGTCGTCAGCCTGGGGCTCCTCGCCCTGGTCGGCCTCGGCGTGCCGTTCGCCCTGCAAGCCGTGGACCTGGTGCGGGGCATCGGGTTCGACGACTTCGTGTTCGAGGGCGTGCTGTCCTTCCTGCTCTTCGCCGGGGCGCTGGGCGTGAACTCGCACGCCCTGTGGAGCCTGCGCGGCCCGGTGCTCTCCTTCGCGCTGCTATCCACCGCGCTCTCCATCGGGCTGGTCGGGGTCACGGTGTACGGGCTCGTCGGCCTGTTCGGGCTGAACGTTCCGCTGGTGTATTGCCTGCTGTTCGGCGCCCTGATCTCGCCCACCGACCCGGTGGCGGTGCTGGGGATGCTCAAGCAGGCCAACGTCCCCAGACGGATCGAGACCCTGGTGGCCGGGGAGAGCCTGTTCAACGACGGGGTGGGCGTCGTGGCCTTCGCGGTGCTGGCGGGCATCGCGGCGGCGGGCGGGGAGGCGCACGGCCCGGACCTGAGCGCCGGTGGCGTGCTGGGTTACCTGGGGTACGTGGCCCTGCGAGCGGTCAACGACTTCGTGGTCGAAGTGCTCGTCACCCTGGGCCTGGTACTGGCCTGCACCGCCGTCGCCACGCACCTGCACGTGTCGGCCCCGCTGGCCGCCGTCGCCGCCGGGCTGCTGGTCGGCTCCCTGACAGACCGCAGGCCCGCCGCCCTGTCCAGCCGGGAGAAGTTCGACTCCTTCTGGCACCTGACCGACGAGTTGCTGAACATCTTCCTCTTCGCCCTGCTCGCGCTGGAGGTGGTGGTCGTGCGCTTCAGCGGGCAGGCCCTCCTGCTCGGGCTGATCGCCATTCCGCTCGTGCTGCTGATCCGCGCCGTCAGCGTCCAGGTGCCGGTGACGCTGCTGGGACGGCGCCACGGGTTCTCGCCCTTCACCCGCCGCCTGATGATCTGGGGCGGCCTGCGGGGCGCGATCAGCGTGGCGCTGGCCTTCACGGTGCCCGCCGGGCCGCAGCGGGACCTGTTTCTGGTGATGACGTACGTCGTGGTGGTGTTCTCGATCATCGTGCAGGGCCTCACCGTGGGCAGGCTCGCCGCGCGGGCTGGGGAAGGAACCGGCCGGACCCTCCACTGA
- a CDS encoding ArsB/NhaD family transporter, which translates to MTEPHHPTLLDTLGLSPGEGTLTGLAILLFVLTYVLILLEKYVHRTVAALLGACAVMVLGLLTPEQAWGSIDFNTLFLLFGMMNIVNVLSRSGFFDLVARRAMVLTRGEPVRVLWIFSLLTAVFSAFLDNVTTVLFMAPVVVTVVTRLGLRPLPYLIAVVLASNTGGTATLVGDPPNIIIGSVAGKGFGDFLTNVAPYAALATLVGIALMHLLMRVRGDLAGGDSGERLRRVLADPTPIQTNPKLMRQALWVFAVTLLLFIVGHPIGLEAGLVALTTSTFLFLIADLSPVELFERVEWATLLFFMGLFIVVGALEHVGIFERVATTLTTTIGGDIGLGILLVGFSSAIISGFVDNIPFTISMASVLRELQGTLGAGMDPLWWALSLGACLGGNLTLIGASANIVVSDIAAREGHPISFGAFIRYATPIALATVALAVGLYYAVFRLTGAGV; encoded by the coding sequence ATGACTGAGCCGCATCACCCCACCCTGCTTGACACCCTCGGTCTTTCCCCCGGCGAGGGCACCCTCACGGGGCTCGCCATCCTTCTCTTCGTCCTGACCTACGTCCTGATCCTGCTGGAGAAGTACGTCCACCGCACCGTCGCCGCCCTGCTGGGCGCCTGCGCCGTGATGGTGCTGGGGCTCCTGACCCCTGAGCAGGCCTGGGGCAGCATCGACTTCAACACCCTCTTTCTGCTGTTCGGCATGATGAACATCGTCAACGTACTGAGCCGCAGCGGCTTCTTCGACCTGGTGGCCCGCCGGGCAATGGTCCTCACACGCGGGGAGCCGGTGCGCGTCCTGTGGATCTTCAGCCTGCTCACCGCGGTCTTCAGCGCCTTTCTCGATAACGTCACCACGGTGCTGTTCATGGCGCCGGTGGTCGTCACCGTCGTGACCCGGCTGGGCCTGAGGCCGCTGCCCTACCTGATCGCGGTCGTGCTGGCGAGCAACACGGGCGGCACGGCGACCCTGGTGGGCGATCCCCCGAATATCATCATCGGCTCGGTGGCGGGCAAGGGCTTCGGAGACTTCCTGACGAACGTGGCCCCCTACGCGGCGCTCGCCACCCTGGTCGGGATCGCCCTGATGCACCTGCTGATGCGGGTTCGGGGTGACCTGGCGGGCGGCGACTCGGGGGAGCGCTTGCGACGGGTCCTCGCCGACCCCACGCCCATCCAGACGAACCCGAAGCTGATGCGCCAGGCGCTCTGGGTGTTCGCGGTGACCTTGCTGCTGTTCATCGTCGGGCACCCCATCGGGCTGGAGGCGGGCCTCGTCGCCCTGACCACCAGCACCTTCCTGTTCCTGATCGCCGACCTGTCCCCGGTCGAGCTGTTCGAGCGGGTGGAGTGGGCGACCCTGCTGTTCTTCATGGGCCTCTTCATCGTGGTCGGCGCGCTGGAACACGTCGGGATCTTCGAGCGCGTGGCGACCACCCTGACGACCACCATCGGCGGCGACATCGGGCTGGGCATCCTGCTCGTCGGCTTTTCCAGCGCGATCATCAGCGGGTTCGTGGACAACATCCCCTTCACCATCAGCATGGCGAGCGTGCTGCGGGAATTGCAGGGTACGCTGGGCGCCGGGATGGACCCGTTGTGGTGGGCTCTGAGCCTGGGAGCGTGCCTGGGGGGCAACCTGACGCTCATTGGCGCGTCGGCGAACATCGTCGTCTCGGACATTGCCGCCCGTGAGGGGCACCCCATCAGCTTCGGGGCGTTCATCCGCTACGCCACGCCCATCGCCCTGGCGACCGTGGCCCTCGCGGTGGGGCTGTACTACGCCGTCTTTCGGCTGACCGGGGCGGGGGTCTGA
- a CDS encoding nuclear transport factor 2 family protein: MTTILPRRAAQTTLLGLLLATGMSAAQVPTGPTASTVPTASGRPVPPIVQKWITAWNTGDANAMAALFTDDGVYQDYAFGAKSQGKSNVGFWVTLTVQNIPDARGEILDAFQIGDRVAVQWIFSGTPLRLGPVQGTGKSFAVPVTSVFSLKGGRIQEVADYYNRAEVFGQLGLPTDGFSFPKP; the protein is encoded by the coding sequence ATGACCACGATCCTGCCCCGCCGTGCTGCCCAGACCACCCTCCTCGGCCTCCTGCTCGCCACCGGCATGTCCGCCGCTCAGGTGCCGACCGGCCCCACTGCGTCCACGGTCCCCACGGCGAGTGGGCGCCCGGTGCCCCCCATCGTGCAGAAGTGGATCACCGCCTGGAACACGGGCGACGCGAACGCCATGGCCGCCCTGTTCACCGACGACGGCGTGTATCAGGACTACGCCTTCGGGGCGAAGAGCCAGGGAAAGAGCAACGTGGGCTTCTGGGTCACCCTGACCGTGCAGAACATCCCCGACGCTCGCGGCGAGATTCTCGACGCCTTCCAGATCGGGGACCGGGTGGCCGTGCAGTGGATCTTCTCCGGTACGCCACTTCGGCTCGGCCCCGTACAGGGCACCGGGAAGTCGTTCGCCGTTCCGGTCACCTCGGTCTTCTCGCTCAAGGGAGGCCGCATTCAGGAGGTGGCCGACTACTACAACCGCGCCGAGGTCTTCGGGCAACTCGGCCTGCCGACCGACGGCTTCTCGTTTCCCAAGCCCTGA